Proteins from a single region of Acidobacteriota bacterium:
- a CDS encoding acyl-CoA dehydrogenase, with protein sequence MSSPLTLLTEEEQLLRQSVRDWAETRLQPLVREMDETAHFDAGLLRDFFQQGWMAVQLPEAYGGSAGTFFDAVLVVEELSRVDASAGVVVDVQNTLVNNALLRWANEDQKKKYLPRMASEWLGAYALSEPASGSDAFAMQTRAEKSAGGFRLNGRKLWITNGQEANLFVLFANANPEAGYRGITGFLIERDFKGFSVGKKEDKLGIRASSTCELILEDCQVPAANVLGEVGKGYKIAIETLNEGRIGIAAQMLGLAQGALDHATRYAKERKQFGKAISEFQGVQFQLAQMHIEVEAARLLVYNAARLKDAGAEFVKQAAMAKYYASQVAEHVASLAVEVYGGYGFVKDYPVEKYYRDAKIGKIYEGTSNLQLQTIAKLVL encoded by the coding sequence CGACTGGGCTGAAACCCGCTTGCAGCCGCTGGTGCGGGAAATGGACGAAACCGCCCACTTTGATGCCGGGTTGCTGCGGGATTTTTTTCAGCAGGGATGGATGGCCGTGCAACTCCCTGAGGCCTACGGTGGCAGCGCCGGAACTTTCTTCGACGCCGTTCTGGTGGTGGAAGAGCTGTCGCGGGTGGACGCCTCCGCCGGGGTGGTGGTGGATGTACAAAACACGCTGGTCAACAATGCCCTGCTGCGCTGGGCCAACGAAGACCAGAAAAAGAAATACCTGCCGCGTATGGCCAGCGAATGGCTCGGGGCCTACGCCTTGTCGGAGCCAGCTTCGGGCAGCGATGCTTTTGCCATGCAGACGCGGGCCGAAAAATCCGCCGGCGGTTTTCGGCTTAACGGCCGGAAGCTATGGATCACCAATGGGCAGGAGGCGAACCTGTTCGTGCTGTTCGCTAACGCCAACCCGGAGGCGGGCTATCGCGGCATCACCGGCTTCCTGATCGAGCGCGACTTCAAAGGATTCAGCGTCGGGAAGAAAGAAGACAAGCTGGGCATCCGCGCCTCCAGCACCTGTGAGCTGATCCTGGAGGACTGCCAGGTGCCCGCAGCGAACGTGCTGGGCGAGGTGGGCAAAGGCTACAAGATCGCCATTGAGACGCTGAATGAAGGCCGCATCGGCATCGCCGCCCAGATGCTGGGCCTGGCGCAAGGTGCGCTCGATCACGCCACCCGCTACGCCAAGGAACGCAAGCAATTCGGCAAGGCGATCAGCGAATTTCAGGGCGTGCAGTTCCAGTTGGCGCAAATGCATATCGAGGTGGAAGCGGCGCGGCTGCTGGTCTACAATGCCGCCCGGCTGAAGGATGCCGGTGCCGAATTCGTCAAGCAGGCGGCGATGGCCAAATATTACGCCTCCCAAGTGGCCGAGCATGTAGCCTCGCTCGCCGTCGAGGTCTATGGTGGCTACGGCTTCGTCAAGGATTATCCGGTCGAGAAATACTACCGGGATGCGAAGATCGGTAAGATCTACGAGGGCACCTCGAACCTGCAGTTGCAGACCATCGCCAAGCTCGTGCTGTAG
- a CDS encoding deoxynucleoside kinase: MSSAPSGPTPRYIAIEGPIRVGKSSLARILAQKSGARLLLEPEENPHLEAFYAGEPGAAFRTQMHFLLQRYQQLAPLGPGRPFMPLVADYIFEKDKIFAYINLSDAELAVYNQYYEFLQPQIALPDLVIYLQATPAVLRERLERKNIPREQRVSDEYLAEVVKAYDHFFFRYNQTDLLVVNTSEIDFIERDADMRELLKRLEEPVAGTQYYLPLGE, encoded by the coding sequence ATGTCCTCTGCGCCGTCGGGGCCAACTCCCCGCTACATCGCCATCGAGGGTCCCATCCGCGTGGGCAAGTCGAGCTTGGCACGCATCCTGGCGCAAAAAAGCGGTGCCCGGCTACTGCTGGAACCGGAAGAAAACCCGCATTTGGAGGCCTTTTACGCGGGCGAGCCGGGTGCGGCCTTCCGGACACAAATGCATTTCCTGTTGCAACGCTATCAGCAGCTCGCGCCGTTGGGACCCGGGCGGCCCTTCATGCCGCTGGTGGCAGATTACATTTTTGAGAAAGACAAGATTTTCGCCTACATCAACCTGAGCGACGCCGAGTTGGCCGTGTACAACCAATACTACGAGTTCCTGCAACCCCAAATCGCCCTGCCTGATCTGGTGATTTATCTGCAGGCCACGCCCGCAGTTCTGCGCGAGCGGCTGGAACGCAAAAATATTCCCCGCGAACAGCGCGTCTCGGACGAATACCTGGCCGAAGTGGTCAAGGCGTACGACCACTTCTTTTTCCGCTACAACCAGACCGATCTGCTGGTGGTGAACACCAGCGAGATTGATTTTATCGAGCGCGACGCGGACATGCGTGAGTTGCTGAAGCGCCTCGAAGAACCCGTTGCAGGCACTCAGTACTACCTGCCACTGGGCGAATAG
- the panB gene encoding 3-methyl-2-oxobutanoate hydroxymethyltransferase translates to MSPYPSASATVDLKVTLASCAAKKQRHEKITCLTAYDYPFARLLDEAGIDILLVGDSWAMASAGEESTLPVTMDEMLVATRSVRRAVKRALVVADMPFGSYHLSQRQAVRNAIRMVKEAGAEAVKLEGGAARADIVCAIVAAEVPVMGHIGLTPQSVNRQSGYHVQGTTAEGAERLLRDAAAIETAGAFALVLEGVPRELAAKITERAAIPTIGIGAGPDCDGQVLVVHDLLGLSFRPRPKFVRPYADLATAVRTAAEAYRQDVEAGQFPADGESYHMPQATKVQGAWK, encoded by the coding sequence ATGAGTCCTTACCCATCTGCCTCGGCGACGGTCGACCTCAAGGTCACCCTCGCCTCTTGCGCGGCCAAGAAGCAGCGCCACGAAAAGATCACCTGTTTAACCGCCTACGATTACCCCTTTGCACGGCTGCTGGACGAAGCCGGCATCGACATTCTGCTGGTAGGTGACTCCTGGGCCATGGCCAGCGCCGGCGAAGAGAGCACGCTGCCGGTGACCATGGACGAGATGCTGGTCGCCACGCGCTCGGTGCGGCGCGCGGTCAAGCGTGCCCTGGTGGTCGCCGACATGCCCTTTGGCAGCTACCATCTCAGCCAACGCCAGGCGGTGCGCAACGCCATCCGTATGGTCAAGGAAGCGGGCGCGGAAGCGGTCAAGCTGGAAGGCGGCGCCGCACGCGCCGACATTGTGTGCGCCATTGTGGCAGCCGAAGTTCCGGTGATGGGCCATATCGGGCTGACGCCGCAATCGGTGAACCGCCAGAGCGGTTATCACGTGCAGGGGACGACGGCAGAAGGCGCTGAGCGACTGCTGCGCGACGCCGCCGCAATCGAAACCGCGGGTGCGTTCGCGCTGGTGCTGGAGGGAGTACCGCGCGAGCTCGCGGCCAAAATTACCGAACGCGCGGCGATTCCCACCATCGGCATCGGCGCCGGACCGGATTGCGACGGTCAGGTGCTGGTAGTTCACGACCTGCTGGGCCTCAGCTTCCGGCCCCGACCCAAGTTTGTGCGGCCTTACGCCGATTTGGCGACCGCCGTACGCACCGCCGCCGAAGCCTACCGGCAGGATGTCGAAGCCGGCCAGTTCCCTGCCGATGGCGAAAGCTACCACATGCCGCAGGCGACCAAGGTGCAGGGCGCGTGGAAGTAA
- a CDS encoding pantoate--beta-alanine ligase translates to MEVIREPRQFQSWCATQHRLGLVPTMGALHAGHLALVRASRTHDAVTAVSIFVNPTQFGPNEDFARYPRMLEQDCALLEAGGVQAVFAPDAAAMYPSDAATFVEVEGLSRRLCGASRPGHFRGVATVVLKLFELARPTRAYFGQKDAAQVAVLRRMVQDCFLPVAMVVCPIVREPDGLALSSRNLLLSPEGRTAARGLSGGLRAIAEVYAAGERSTAKLLESGRAEIAREPLLRLDYFSAVDENTLLPVEQAVPGTLFAVAAFDGHVRLIDNGHIDSSGQFLL, encoded by the coding sequence GTGGAAGTAATCCGCGAACCGCGGCAGTTTCAGTCATGGTGCGCGACCCAGCATAGGTTGGGCCTTGTGCCCACCATGGGCGCACTGCACGCCGGACATCTGGCGCTGGTCCGCGCCTCGCGCACGCACGATGCCGTCACCGCCGTCAGCATCTTCGTGAACCCGACGCAGTTTGGCCCGAACGAAGATTTCGCCCGCTATCCGCGCATGCTGGAGCAGGACTGCGCTTTGCTCGAAGCCGGGGGCGTGCAGGCAGTCTTCGCGCCTGACGCTGCGGCCATGTATCCGTCGGACGCGGCAACCTTCGTCGAGGTCGAAGGATTGAGCCGCCGTTTGTGCGGCGCCAGCCGCCCTGGGCATTTCCGGGGCGTCGCCACCGTGGTGCTGAAGCTGTTCGAGCTGGCACGACCCACGCGCGCCTACTTCGGACAGAAAGACGCCGCCCAGGTCGCCGTGTTGCGGCGCATGGTACAGGATTGCTTCTTACCGGTCGCAATGGTTGTCTGCCCGATCGTCCGCGAACCCGACGGCCTGGCACTCAGCTCGCGCAACTTGCTGCTCTCGCCTGAGGGCCGCACCGCCGCGCGTGGCCTCTCGGGCGGCTTGCGCGCCATCGCCGAAGTGTACGCCGCTGGTGAACGTTCTACGGCGAAGCTGCTCGAATCCGGCCGTGCAGAAATTGCCCGTGAGCCCCTCCTCCGGCTGGACTACTTCAGCGCCGTCGACGAGAACACGCTGCTGCCGGTTGAGCAAGCAGTTCCCGGCACGCTGTTTGCGGTCGCAGCGTTCGATGGCCACGTTCGCTTGATCGACAATGGCCATATTGATTCCTCCGGCCAGTTCCTTCTCTAG
- a CDS encoding alcohol dehydrogenase → MKAAIISAEWSPRPDYAVTPEENRTHMARVGSSCWKHPSAAVATLPDPTPGPDDVILKVAAAGLCGSDLHFFETDGDGYMQYPGMARFPSVPGHEVSGEVVATGAGVKYLKPGDLVCLDDMVCCHKCEACRRGFPNQCENLDDVGFTMNGGCAELLKVPESNCWKINHLVARFGSKAKTLEAGAVIEPFTVGYNALFECAARIKPGAYATVFGAGSIGLAVIQLLRATGATKVLCFERNPGRRALATKVGAHAVHDANADPAATAAIVMAATEGAGADVQVECAGAFNSSLPAMEACAANGSQVVVIGRDPARVPVFLESYQVKKANIVGAMGNTGHGTYPNVLRMMAAGLLDPTLFITDRFPLDDFNGALKTAQSRQGGKVLLKIGG, encoded by the coding sequence ATGAAAGCTGCCATCATTTCGGCGGAGTGGTCTCCGCGTCCCGATTACGCTGTCACCCCCGAGGAAAACCGCACCCATATGGCCCGCGTGGGCAGCTCCTGCTGGAAGCACCCCTCCGCCGCCGTGGCTACGTTGCCCGACCCCACGCCGGGTCCCGACGACGTCATCCTCAAAGTCGCCGCTGCCGGTTTGTGCGGCAGCGATTTGCATTTCTTCGAGACCGACGGCGACGGCTACATGCAGTACCCGGGCATGGCGCGCTTTCCCAGCGTGCCCGGTCACGAAGTGTCGGGTGAAGTCGTTGCTACCGGCGCCGGCGTGAAATACCTCAAGCCGGGCGATCTGGTCTGCCTCGACGATATGGTCTGCTGCCACAAGTGCGAGGCCTGCCGGCGCGGATTTCCGAATCAGTGCGAAAACCTGGATGATGTTGGTTTCACGATGAACGGGGGTTGCGCCGAGCTGCTGAAGGTGCCGGAGAGCAACTGCTGGAAGATCAACCACCTTGTCGCCCGCTTCGGCTCCAAGGCAAAGACACTGGAAGCCGGCGCGGTGATTGAGCCGTTCACGGTTGGTTACAACGCGCTGTTTGAGTGCGCGGCGCGCATCAAGCCCGGCGCTTACGCGACGGTGTTTGGCGCAGGCTCGATCGGCTTAGCGGTGATTCAGCTTCTGCGCGCCACCGGCGCCACCAAGGTACTGTGCTTTGAGCGCAATCCTGGCCGCCGCGCGCTGGCCACGAAGGTGGGCGCCCATGCCGTTCATGATGCCAATGCCGATCCGGCGGCCACAGCGGCTATCGTGATGGCAGCCACCGAAGGTGCAGGTGCTGACGTGCAGGTCGAGTGTGCCGGCGCCTTCAACTCCAGCCTGCCGGCGATGGAAGCCTGTGCCGCCAATGGCAGTCAGGTCGTCGTGATCGGACGCGACCCCGCGCGCGTGCCGGTGTTTCTCGAATCGTATCAGGTCAAAAAAGCCAACATCGTTGGCGCCATGGGCAACACCGGCCACGGCACTTATCCTAATGTGCTGCGCATGATGGCCGCCGGGCTGCTCGACCCGACCCTTTTCATTACTGACCGCTTTCCGCTCGACGACTTCAATGGCGCCCTGAAAACAGCGCAAAGCCGCCAGGGCGGCAAAGTGCTGCTCAAGATTGGCGGCTAG
- a CDS encoding aminotransferase class I/II-fold pyridoxal phosphate-dependent enzyme has product MSTKAVVPASRRGVSHRVEGFTESVIREMTRLAMEHNAVNLAQGFPDFPAPDFIKDAAIQAIRDNINQYAVTWGDPLLRKAIAAKYQRWYGMDVGDQHVTVCCGSTEAMISTLIAVLNPGDETVIFEPYYENYGPDSILSGAVPRFVTLRPSGDSWSFDRGELAAAFNAKTRAIILNSPNNPTGKVFSREELEFIRDLCVEWDCLAITDEIYEHIIYDGRPHIPLATLPGMEDRAITVSGISKTFSVTGWRVGWVLSPERLAGGIRKVHDFLTVGAPAPLQIGAAHALNQGDEYCRNLAADYTARRARFVPALQAAGLRCGLPEGAYYVMCDVSPFRDRCPGEEFARWMVRAVGLATVPGSSFYHDAKLGADQIRFCFSKVDATLDAAVRRLQFLQSAK; this is encoded by the coding sequence ATGAGTACCAAAGCCGTCGTGCCGGCCTCGCGCCGGGGTGTGTCGCATCGCGTCGAAGGCTTCACTGAAAGTGTTATCCGCGAGATGACCCGCCTGGCGATGGAGCACAACGCAGTCAATCTGGCACAGGGATTTCCCGACTTTCCCGCGCCGGACTTCATCAAGGACGCCGCCATTCAGGCGATCCGCGACAACATTAACCAGTACGCCGTCACTTGGGGCGATCCGCTGCTGCGGAAGGCGATTGCCGCCAAATATCAGCGCTGGTACGGCATGGACGTGGGCGATCAGCATGTCACCGTCTGTTGCGGTTCGACCGAGGCGATGATTTCGACGCTGATCGCGGTGCTCAATCCCGGAGATGAAACGGTCATCTTCGAACCCTATTATGAGAACTACGGCCCCGATTCGATTTTGAGCGGCGCCGTGCCGCGCTTTGTAACGCTGCGGCCCTCGGGCGATAGCTGGAGCTTCGACCGCGGCGAGCTGGCCGCGGCCTTCAACGCCAAAACCCGCGCCATTATTCTGAACTCGCCCAACAATCCCACGGGCAAGGTTTTTAGCCGCGAGGAGCTGGAGTTCATCCGCGATTTGTGCGTCGAGTGGGACTGCCTGGCGATCACCGATGAAATTTACGAGCACATCATCTATGATGGCCGTCCGCATATTCCGCTGGCTACGCTGCCCGGCATGGAAGATCGCGCGATCACAGTCAGCGGTATTTCCAAAACCTTCAGCGTCACCGGCTGGCGCGTGGGTTGGGTGCTGTCGCCCGAGCGGCTGGCGGGAGGCATTCGCAAGGTGCATGACTTTCTGACCGTCGGCGCCCCGGCGCCGCTGCAAATCGGCGCCGCACATGCGCTCAATCAGGGCGATGAGTATTGCCGCAATCTCGCCGCCGATTACACCGCCCGCCGCGCCCGCTTCGTGCCCGCCCTGCAGGCGGCCGGCCTGCGCTGTGGCCTGCCGGAAGGCGCCTATTACGTCATGTGCGATGTGTCGCCCTTCCGCGACCGCTGCCCGGGCGAAGAATTTGCCCGCTGGATGGTTCGGGCCGTGGGTTTGGCCACGGTGCCCGGCTCCAGCTTTTATCACGACGCAAAATTGGGAGCGGATCAAATCCGCTTCTGCTTCTCCAAGGTCGACGCCACACTCGATGCCGCGGTGCGCCGCCTGCAATTCCTCCAGTCGGCCAAGTGA
- a CDS encoding MBL fold metallo-hydrolase yields the protein MGGRNPRRIGGSLQPSQSGKQLCGAPATGAGAGENENHATESGGRPAGGRHCRERRREPRRGGMSNTRWQVRVLVPGLPLQACSVLLSSVTENGDKPRQIIVDTCFPQHDTLLLDGLQRLRVDKSDITGIINTHYHLDHCGGNFLFPQAWVYGSKLDFDWAISIYESVSGGETRRDVFRTFYPEATDEEFDHMDEARVLQLLTWMWDPAIMGDHGRYRWWEDGDLDIDGLRILATPGHSPGHISVHVHGAEGPYLIAGDARAFADEIAVGYDMPPHNRELFQRSRQHLDHFSGVVIPGHDDPFTQNHNLSASARRSARPLEKKHS from the coding sequence ATGGGTGGCCGAAACCCACGGCGGATCGGTGGAAGTCTCCAGCCATCCCAATCAGGGAAGCAGCTTTGTGGTGCACCTGCCACTGGCGCCGGTGCTGGCGAAAACGAAAACCACGCAACGGAGTCCGGAGGCCGACCCGCGGGAGGCCGGCACTGCCGCGAAAGGCGGCGCGAGCCGCGTAGGGGTGGCATGAGCAATACTCGCTGGCAGGTGCGCGTGCTGGTGCCAGGCTTGCCCTTACAAGCCTGCTCGGTGCTGCTCAGCAGTGTCACCGAAAACGGCGACAAACCCCGGCAAATCATCGTCGACACCTGCTTTCCGCAGCATGACACCTTGTTGCTCGACGGCTTGCAGCGCCTGCGCGTGGACAAGTCGGATATCACCGGCATCATCAATACGCACTATCATCTCGATCATTGCGGCGGCAATTTCCTGTTTCCGCAGGCGTGGGTCTATGGGTCCAAGCTCGATTTCGACTGGGCGATCTCGATCTACGAAAGTGTCAGCGGCGGAGAAACGCGGCGCGATGTCTTCCGCACGTTTTATCCGGAAGCCACCGACGAAGAATTTGATCACATGGACGAGGCGCGCGTACTACAATTGCTGACCTGGATGTGGGATCCAGCGATTATGGGCGATCATGGCCGCTATCGCTGGTGGGAAGACGGCGATCTTGATATCGATGGTCTGCGCATTCTCGCCACCCCGGGCCACTCCCCCGGCCACATTTCGGTGCACGTCCACGGCGCGGAAGGTCCTTACCTGATCGCCGGTGATGCGCGAGCCTTTGCCGACGAGATTGCGGTAGGTTACGACATGCCGCCCCACAATCGGGAACTCTTCCAGCGCTCGCGTCAACATCTCGATCACTTTAGCGGGGTGGTTATCCCCGGCCACGATGATCCGTTTACCCAAAACCATAACTTGTCCGCCTCCGCCCGTAGGTCGGCCAGGCCTCTGGAGAAAAAACATTCATGA
- a CDS encoding HAMP domain-containing protein has translation MKWRHLRLARRLIWRPSSTRGQLTFQYTVVFSLLLFLAAGLLYFTLNWILFWNVDNELQNEAALVKQYIHFDQGKPVFDAGAASESQSYDPRTIFNVSEILNNEGIPVKSSPELTAFGYSVEPGVLKSLLAMKPPPAFTTEGRRDEQMRFINTVLRGPADHRYLMRIGTRLKPINDAQDTFLWVMLMLLPVTVVFSAIFGSVMAKRTLKPVTDMTHAARAISASNLSRRLPTRGRRDELDELAETFNAMIARLQQSFAKMNEFAANVSHELRTPLQAMQGETELALIARAPLGECRRVLESNLEEIERLNRMIRNLLVLAQADAGEMRPRLEAMDLNELVRDLVEQMRAVAQARNVDLRAETSNPVPLRADSLRLRQMVLNLIDNAVKYTPPGGRIEVRVERAALAHGRSEARLLVRDTGIGIAAEDLPFIFDRFYRADKSRTRSAAGVEGCGLGLPIVKWVAETHGGSVEVSSHPNQGSSFVVHLPLAPVLAKTKTTQRSPEADPREAGTAAKGGASRVGVA, from the coding sequence GTGTTCAGCCTGCTGCTGTTCCTCGCCGCCGGTCTGCTGTACTTCACGCTCAACTGGATTCTGTTCTGGAACGTGGACAACGAACTCCAGAACGAGGCCGCGCTCGTCAAGCAATATATCCACTTCGATCAGGGCAAGCCGGTGTTCGATGCCGGAGCCGCGAGCGAGAGCCAGAGCTACGATCCGCGCACGATTTTTAATGTCTCGGAGATTCTGAATAATGAGGGCATTCCGGTCAAGTCTTCGCCGGAGCTGACCGCGTTCGGTTACTCAGTCGAGCCCGGCGTGCTCAAATCGCTGCTGGCCATGAAGCCGCCGCCGGCGTTCACCACGGAAGGCCGGCGTGACGAACAGATGCGCTTCATCAACACGGTGCTGCGCGGCCCGGCCGATCACCGCTACCTGATGCGCATCGGCACGCGCCTCAAGCCCATCAACGATGCCCAGGACACGTTTTTGTGGGTCATGTTGATGCTGTTGCCGGTTACCGTGGTGTTTAGCGCCATCTTCGGTTCGGTGATGGCGAAGCGCACGCTGAAGCCGGTGACGGACATGACGCACGCGGCGCGGGCGATCTCGGCCTCCAACCTGAGCCGGCGGCTGCCCACGCGCGGGCGCCGCGACGAGCTGGATGAGCTGGCCGAGACCTTCAACGCCATGATTGCACGCTTGCAGCAATCCTTCGCTAAAATGAACGAGTTCGCCGCGAACGTGAGTCACGAGCTACGCACGCCCTTGCAGGCCATGCAGGGGGAGACGGAGCTGGCATTGATTGCGCGCGCGCCGCTGGGGGAATGCCGCCGCGTGCTGGAGAGCAATTTGGAGGAGATTGAACGGCTGAATCGGATGATTCGTAATCTGCTGGTGCTGGCGCAAGCCGATGCCGGCGAGATGCGGCCGCGGCTGGAGGCGATGGACTTGAACGAACTGGTGCGCGATCTGGTGGAGCAGATGCGCGCAGTGGCGCAGGCGCGCAACGTCGACCTGCGCGCCGAAACTTCCAATCCCGTGCCGCTGCGGGCGGATAGTCTGCGGCTGCGGCAGATGGTGCTGAACCTCATCGATAACGCCGTAAAATACACGCCGCCGGGTGGCCGCATAGAAGTGCGCGTCGAGCGCGCGGCGCTAGCGCATGGGCGTAGTGAAGCGCGGCTGCTGGTGCGCGACACCGGCATCGGCATCGCCGCCGAGGATCTGCCCTTTATTTTTGACCGCTTCTATCGCGCCGATAAGTCGCGCACGCGCAGCGCTGCGGGCGTCGAAGGCTGCGGGCTGGGACTGCCGATCGTGAAATGGGTGGCCGAAACCCACGGCGGATCGGTGGAAGTCTCCAGCCATCCCAATCAGGGAAGCAGCTTTGTGGTGCACCTGCCACTGGCGCCGGTGCTGGCGAAAACGAAAACCACGCAACGGAGTCCGGAGGCCGACCCGCGGGAGGCCGGCACTGCCGCGAAAGGCGGCGCGAGCCGCGTAGGGGTGGCATGA